A single Syngnathoides biaculeatus isolate LvHL_M chromosome 18, ASM1980259v1, whole genome shotgun sequence DNA region contains:
- the c18h11orf54 gene encoding ester hydrolase C11orf54 homolog isoform X2 gives MADVSKTEKAKLYVPDLEELRAVLQTGLKDNFAEVKVSVVECPDLTKDPFNFPVRGLCGNPRVTDVGGVPYLVPVVQKHKEYDMNAISKELELPGAFILGAGAVSSRIVGMNAEIVLRCTLYFLSQLIPLVLTEADGRPAVNSSYFSSINPLDGQCLQESYSEKFSDCNFGLLGNLYACEGRPGKVIEVRAEKRTGDQSIVTALRKTLEVQYPDQSLALGGTFIIQRGKAKIHIMPREFSACPLNSDEEVNSWLKHFEVKAPLICQSVLVSKDPGLDLRVEHTHCFSHHGEGGHYYIDTTPDSVEYLGYFVPAEFIYRIDRPKDTHAVRRD, from the exons ATGGCCGACGTTAGCAAAACGGAAAAAGCTAAGTTGTATGTCCCAGACCTGGAGGAACTGCGTGCTG TATTACAAACAGGACTGAAAGATAACTTTGCAGAAGTTAAGGTTAGTGTTGTGGAATGTCCGGATCTCACGAAGGACCCATTCAACTTTCCCGTTAGAG GCTTGTGTGGAAATCCTCGGGTCACAGATGTGGGAGGAGTACCTTACCTCGTCCCTGTGGTTCAAAAGCACAAG gaatatGACATGAATGCAATATCAAAGGAGCTGGAGCTACCAGGAGCGTTCATCCTAGGCGCAGGTGCTGTTTCCTCGAGGATCGTGGGGATGAATGCAGAG ATTGTGCTTCGATGTACCTTATATTTCCTATCCCAGTTGATACCACTGGTTCTGACTGAAGCTGATGGAAGGCCTGCAGTGAACAGCAGCTACTTCTCCTCCATCAATCCATTGGATGGCCAGTGTCTGCAAGAAAGCTACAGCGAGAAATTCTCTGACTGCAACTTCGGACTGCTCGGGAATCTTTACGCTTGTGAGGGGAGGCCAGGAAAG GTCATTGAAGTGCGGGCAGAAAAGAGAACGGGAGATCAGAGTATTGTGACAGCCTTGAGAAAGACTCTGGAGGTTCAATACCCTGATCAAAGCCTGGCTCTTGGGGGCACCTTCATCATCCAGAGGGGCAAAGCTAAAATCCACATCATG CCCAGAGAGTTCTCAGCCTGTCCACTCAATTCCGATGAAGAGGTCAACAGCTGGCTCAAACACTTTGAGGTGAAAGCCCCGCTCATCTGCCAGTCAGTGCTTGTATCCAAAGATCCT GGACTAGATCTACGTGTGGAGCACACCCACTGCTTCAGCCACCATGGAGAAGGTGGCCACTACTACATAGATACCACACCTGATAGTGTGGAGTACTTGGGCTACTTCGTGCCTGCTGAGTTCATATACCGCATTGACAGGCCCAAAGACACCCATGCTGTCAGAAGAGATTGA
- the timm22 gene encoding mitochondrial import inner membrane translocase subunit Tim22 — MAAPSSPAEAFVSDSKSSPTAAPSMESSPIQYSMLLDHLIGDKRTVKDLNPGVMGGLPVPTKSEEQKMIERAMESCAFKTLLACVGGFVLGGAFGVFTAGIDTNVGFDPKDPLRTPTAREVLKDMGQRGMSYAKNFAIVGAMFSCTECIIESHRGKSDWKNAVYSGCITGGAIGFRAGLKAGVLGCGGFAAFSAAIEYYLR; from the exons ATGGCGGCCCCCTCGAGTCCCGCTGAAGCATTCGTCTCCGATTCTAAAAGTTCTCCTACAGCTGCCCCGAGCATGGAGAGCTCGCCGATTCAGTACAGTATGCTTCTGGATCATCTTATTGGGGACAAAAGGACGGTGAAAGACTTGAACCCCGGCGTCATGGGGGGACTGCCGGTGCCTACTAAAAGCGAGGAGCAGAAGATGATAGAGAGGGCGATGGAGAGCTGCGCTTTCAAGACGCTTTTGGCCTGCGTTGGAG GGTTTGTCCTCGGAGGAGCATTTGGTGTTTTCACTGCAGGTATAGACACGAATGTTGGTTTCGATCCCAAAGACCCGCTAAGGACCCCCACGGCACGAGAAGTCCTCAAAGACATGGGCCAGAGGGGCATGTCCTACGCTAAGAACTTTGCCATTGTGGGAGCCATGTTCTCTTGTACAGAGTGCATCATAGAATCG CACAGAGGAAAATCTGACTGGAAGAATGCAGTGTACAGTGGCTGCATAACTGGAGGAGCAATTGGCTTTCGTG CTGGTCTGAAGGCCGGGGTCCTAGGATGCGGAGGCTTTGCCGCTTTTTCTGCAGCCATTGAGTATTATCTGCGGTGA
- the LOC133492231 gene encoding uncharacterized protein LOC133492231: protein MTTIQRQPIMSEIHKNVGLTQEDAFADLMSSESLQDVLENHPDYVKNISQYHECQNPTSKGSSEVDSDSGDSLFLTQKPAPQPVRAIRERKSSRHTYATEHEDSGGDSSSSHRDEHDRGMSRKKKKPKIKLPKYSFHFLPKGERSPRGTHLATRDNIKLHNYVMGGFFKCVELWQGADDLWMALPTVDQDEDISPLTEDGEDQSSDEDIKVVETGVPAENEENMETPHRRVEPGTSELCGQRFVMNFHLLRDKKCFVVKSKLKQQPWCTPSQCTKQGKHQQEEGVVPQEREKIVELSSELPTSSMPLPKDKNNPVCSSSPWNIPAVFGNNEPLRTNMVQIQTPTSKRIPFPKERQELIEPEVNLQLDLSVKENPVFSLSHNKFTEKTKRGEVEELRCAVNESLNDNEQRKKVKKKGSHHKCGSLDMTADPRETGKKKFADASQEDDISEKSYSDATALSLSIGMTKKKSSVMDTTTSCW, encoded by the exons ATGACAACGATTCAACGTCAGCCCATAATGTCAGAAATACACAAGAATGTTGGATTGACTCAAGAGGACGCCTTTGCCGACTTGATGTCATCAGAATCACTTCAAGATGTCCTGGAAAATCATCCCGATTATGTGAAAAATATATCGCAGTATCACGAGTGCCAAAATCCAACATCAAAAGGCTCCAGTGAAGTCGACAG TGATTCCGGAGACAGCCTATTTCTAACACAGAAGCCAGCGCCTCAGCCTGTGAGAGCAATCAGGGAGCGGAAATCATCACGGCACACCTATGCCACCGAGCACGAGGACAGTGGGGGGGACTCTTCGTCCTCTCACAGAGATGAACATGACCGCGGGAtgagcagaaagaaaaagaaaccaaagatcaaGTTACCAAAATATAGCTTCCATTTTCTCCCGAAAGGGGAAAGGAGCCCCAGAGGCACCCATTTAGCCACCAGAGACAATATAAAACTCCAT AATTATGTGATGGGGGGCTTCTTTAAATGTGTAGAGTTGTGGCAGGGAGCAGACGATTTGTGGATGGCTCTACCAACAGTTGACCAAGATGAGGACATATCTCCACTTACaga AGATGGGGAAGACCAATCTAGTGACGAGGACATCAAAGTGGTG gaaaccggagtgcccgcagaaaacgaggagaacatggaaactccacacaggcgggttgaacccgggacctcagaactgtgcggtcAACGCTTTGTTatgaattttcatttattacgG gacaaaaaatgttttgtggtcaaatccAAACTAAAGCAGCAACCCTGGTGCACACCATCACAGTGTACCAAGCAGGGGAAACATCAGCAGGAGGAAGGAGTTGTTCctcaagaaagagaaaaaatagtTGAACTATCAAGTGAGCTGCCCACATCAAGTATGCCTCTCCCgaaagacaaaaataatccaGTATGTTCCTCTTCACCTTGGAACATTCCTGCCGTGTTCGGAAATAATGAACCGCTAAGAACTAATATGGTACAAATACAAACTCCAACAAGCAAGAGGATTCCTTTCCCAAAAGAAAGACAAGAACTCATTGAACCAGAGGTTAATTTGCAGCTTGACCTCAGCGTAAAAGAAAATCCCGTATTTTCCCTCAGCCACAACAAATTTACTGAGAAAACCAAACGAGGTGAGGTTGAAGAGTTGCGCTGTGCAGTCAACGAATCTCTAAATGATAACGAGCAGAGGAAAAAGGTGAAGAAAAAGGGATCACATCACAAATGTGGGAGTTTAGACATGACCGCAGACCCTCgagaaactggaaaaaaaaagtttgctgaTGCATCTCAAGAAGATGACATTAGTGAGAAGTCTTACAGTGATGCCACAGCTTTGTCTCTAAGTATAGGAATGACGAAGAAAAAATCATCTGTCATGGACACAACAACAAGTTGCTGGTGA
- the aspa gene encoding aspartoacylase isoform X1, with protein sequence MSSSYNSSARFNEARRVAIFGGTHGNEMSGVTLVNLWMKNGAEIQRKTVDTKPFITNPRAVEKCARYVDTDLNRAFTPENLSASGGKELPYEVQRAQEINRLFGPKGSPEAYDVIFDLHNTTSNMGCTLILENSKDHFNLQMMNYIKKSMAPASCLVLLNEHPLLKYSTSRSVAKHPVGLEVGPQPQGVLRSNIFEAMRVILKHALDFIALFNEGMEFPSCTVEVFRVSERVDYPRDANGNIIAMVHPNLQDCDWEPLNPGDPMFQTFDGKTIPYQGTGTVYPTFINEAAYYEKQQAFVTTRRETLVASAIRKA encoded by the exons ATGTCTTCCTCCTACAACAGCAGCGCGCGGTTCAATGAGGCCCGGAGAGTGGCGATCTTCGGCGGCACTCACGGCAACGAGATGTCCGGCGTGACACTCGTTAACCTGTGGATGAAGAACGGCGCCGAGATCCAAAGGAAGACCGTCGACACGAAACCTTTCATCACCAACCCCCGGGCTGTGGAGAAATGCGCCAGATACGTGGACACGGACCTGAACCGAGCTTTCACCCCAGAAAACCTcag TGCTTCTGGGGGCAAGGAGTTGCCCTACGAGGTGCAGAGAGCTcaggagatcaacagactgTTTGGCCCGAAAGGAAGCCCGGAGGCCTACGATGTCATCTTTGACCTCCACAACACCACATCTAATATGGGCTGCACTCTCATTCTGGAGAACTCAAAAGACCACTTCAATCTGCAGATGATGAACTACATCAAG AAATCCATGGCTCCCGCCAGTTGTCTTGTTCTGCTAAACGAACATCCTCTTCTGAAGTATTCCACTTCCCGCTCCGTCGCCAAACATCCCGTTG GCTTGGAGGTGGGTCCTCAGCCCCAAGGGGTTTTGAGGAGTAACATATTTGAAGCAATGAGGGTCATACTGAAACATGCTCTGGACTTCATCGCTTTGTTTAATGAAG GCATGGAATTTCCGTCCTGCACAGTGGAAGTTTTTCGGGTTTCAGAAAGGGTTGACTACCCGAGAGACGCCAATGGAAACATCATTGCCATGGTGCACCCCAATCTGCag gACTGCGACTGGGAGCCATTGAACCCAGGTGACCCAATGTTCCAAACATTTGATGGGAAAACCATACCCTACCAAGGCACCGGCACTGTTTATCCCACATTCATTAATGAGGCTGCCTATTATGAAAAACAACAGGCTTTTGTTACCACTAGACGGGAAACTCTCGTGGCAAGTGCCATcagaaaagcataa
- the aspa gene encoding aspartoacylase isoform X2, with amino-acid sequence MSSSYNSSARFNEARRVAIFGGTHGNEMSGVTLVNLWMKNGAEIQRKTVDTKPFITNPRAVEKCARYVDTDLNRAFTPENLSASGGKELPYEVQRAQEINRLFGPKGSPEAYDVIFDLHNTTSNMGCTLILENSKDHFNLQMMNYIKKSMAPASCLVLLNEHPLLKYSTSRSVAKHPVGMEFPSCTVEVFRVSERVDYPRDANGNIIAMVHPNLQDCDWEPLNPGDPMFQTFDGKTIPYQGTGTVYPTFINEAAYYEKQQAFVTTRRETLVASAIRKA; translated from the exons ATGTCTTCCTCCTACAACAGCAGCGCGCGGTTCAATGAGGCCCGGAGAGTGGCGATCTTCGGCGGCACTCACGGCAACGAGATGTCCGGCGTGACACTCGTTAACCTGTGGATGAAGAACGGCGCCGAGATCCAAAGGAAGACCGTCGACACGAAACCTTTCATCACCAACCCCCGGGCTGTGGAGAAATGCGCCAGATACGTGGACACGGACCTGAACCGAGCTTTCACCCCAGAAAACCTcag TGCTTCTGGGGGCAAGGAGTTGCCCTACGAGGTGCAGAGAGCTcaggagatcaacagactgTTTGGCCCGAAAGGAAGCCCGGAGGCCTACGATGTCATCTTTGACCTCCACAACACCACATCTAATATGGGCTGCACTCTCATTCTGGAGAACTCAAAAGACCACTTCAATCTGCAGATGATGAACTACATCAAG AAATCCATGGCTCCCGCCAGTTGTCTTGTTCTGCTAAACGAACATCCTCTTCTGAAGTATTCCACTTCCCGCTCCGTCGCCAAACATCCCGTTG GCATGGAATTTCCGTCCTGCACAGTGGAAGTTTTTCGGGTTTCAGAAAGGGTTGACTACCCGAGAGACGCCAATGGAAACATCATTGCCATGGTGCACCCCAATCTGCag gACTGCGACTGGGAGCCATTGAACCCAGGTGACCCAATGTTCCAAACATTTGATGGGAAAACCATACCCTACCAAGGCACCGGCACTGTTTATCCCACATTCATTAATGAGGCTGCCTATTATGAAAAACAACAGGCTTTTGTTACCACTAGACGGGAAACTCTCGTGGCAAGTGCCATcagaaaagcataa
- the c18h11orf54 gene encoding ester hydrolase C11orf54 homolog isoform X1 — translation MADVSKTEKAKLYVPDLEELRAVLQTGLKDNFAEVKVSVVECPDLTKDPFNFPVRGLCGNPRVTDVGGVPYLVPVVQKHKEYDMNAISKELELPGAFILGAGAVSSRIVGMNAEQIVLRCTLYFLSQLIPLVLTEADGRPAVNSSYFSSINPLDGQCLQESYSEKFSDCNFGLLGNLYACEGRPGKVIEVRAEKRTGDQSIVTALRKTLEVQYPDQSLALGGTFIIQRGKAKIHIMPREFSACPLNSDEEVNSWLKHFEVKAPLICQSVLVSKDPGLDLRVEHTHCFSHHGEGGHYYIDTTPDSVEYLGYFVPAEFIYRIDRPKDTHAVRRD, via the exons ATGGCCGACGTTAGCAAAACGGAAAAAGCTAAGTTGTATGTCCCAGACCTGGAGGAACTGCGTGCTG TATTACAAACAGGACTGAAAGATAACTTTGCAGAAGTTAAGGTTAGTGTTGTGGAATGTCCGGATCTCACGAAGGACCCATTCAACTTTCCCGTTAGAG GCTTGTGTGGAAATCCTCGGGTCACAGATGTGGGAGGAGTACCTTACCTCGTCCCTGTGGTTCAAAAGCACAAG gaatatGACATGAATGCAATATCAAAGGAGCTGGAGCTACCAGGAGCGTTCATCCTAGGCGCAGGTGCTGTTTCCTCGAGGATCGTGGGGATGAATGCAGAG CAGATTGTGCTTCGATGTACCTTATATTTCCTATCCCAGTTGATACCACTGGTTCTGACTGAAGCTGATGGAAGGCCTGCAGTGAACAGCAGCTACTTCTCCTCCATCAATCCATTGGATGGCCAGTGTCTGCAAGAAAGCTACAGCGAGAAATTCTCTGACTGCAACTTCGGACTGCTCGGGAATCTTTACGCTTGTGAGGGGAGGCCAGGAAAG GTCATTGAAGTGCGGGCAGAAAAGAGAACGGGAGATCAGAGTATTGTGACAGCCTTGAGAAAGACTCTGGAGGTTCAATACCCTGATCAAAGCCTGGCTCTTGGGGGCACCTTCATCATCCAGAGGGGCAAAGCTAAAATCCACATCATG CCCAGAGAGTTCTCAGCCTGTCCACTCAATTCCGATGAAGAGGTCAACAGCTGGCTCAAACACTTTGAGGTGAAAGCCCCGCTCATCTGCCAGTCAGTGCTTGTATCCAAAGATCCT GGACTAGATCTACGTGTGGAGCACACCCACTGCTTCAGCCACCATGGAGAAGGTGGCCACTACTACATAGATACCACACCTGATAGTGTGGAGTACTTGGGCTACTTCGTGCCTGCTGAGTTCATATACCGCATTGACAGGCCCAAAGACACCCATGCTGTCAGAAGAGATTGA
- the c18h11orf54 gene encoding ester hydrolase C11orf54 homolog isoform X3 — translation MADVSKTEKAKLYVPDLEELRAVLQTGLKDNFAEVKVSVVECPDLTKDPFNFPVRGLCGNPRVTDVGGVPYLVPVVQKHKEYDMNAISKELELPGAFILGAGAVSSRIVGMNAELIPLVLTEADGRPAVNSSYFSSINPLDGQCLQESYSEKFSDCNFGLLGNLYACEGRPGKVIEVRAEKRTGDQSIVTALRKTLEVQYPDQSLALGGTFIIQRGKAKIHIMPREFSACPLNSDEEVNSWLKHFEVKAPLICQSVLVSKDPGLDLRVEHTHCFSHHGEGGHYYIDTTPDSVEYLGYFVPAEFIYRIDRPKDTHAVRRD, via the exons ATGGCCGACGTTAGCAAAACGGAAAAAGCTAAGTTGTATGTCCCAGACCTGGAGGAACTGCGTGCTG TATTACAAACAGGACTGAAAGATAACTTTGCAGAAGTTAAGGTTAGTGTTGTGGAATGTCCGGATCTCACGAAGGACCCATTCAACTTTCCCGTTAGAG GCTTGTGTGGAAATCCTCGGGTCACAGATGTGGGAGGAGTACCTTACCTCGTCCCTGTGGTTCAAAAGCACAAG gaatatGACATGAATGCAATATCAAAGGAGCTGGAGCTACCAGGAGCGTTCATCCTAGGCGCAGGTGCTGTTTCCTCGAGGATCGTGGGGATGAATGCAGAG TTGATACCACTGGTTCTGACTGAAGCTGATGGAAGGCCTGCAGTGAACAGCAGCTACTTCTCCTCCATCAATCCATTGGATGGCCAGTGTCTGCAAGAAAGCTACAGCGAGAAATTCTCTGACTGCAACTTCGGACTGCTCGGGAATCTTTACGCTTGTGAGGGGAGGCCAGGAAAG GTCATTGAAGTGCGGGCAGAAAAGAGAACGGGAGATCAGAGTATTGTGACAGCCTTGAGAAAGACTCTGGAGGTTCAATACCCTGATCAAAGCCTGGCTCTTGGGGGCACCTTCATCATCCAGAGGGGCAAAGCTAAAATCCACATCATG CCCAGAGAGTTCTCAGCCTGTCCACTCAATTCCGATGAAGAGGTCAACAGCTGGCTCAAACACTTTGAGGTGAAAGCCCCGCTCATCTGCCAGTCAGTGCTTGTATCCAAAGATCCT GGACTAGATCTACGTGTGGAGCACACCCACTGCTTCAGCCACCATGGAGAAGGTGGCCACTACTACATAGATACCACACCTGATAGTGTGGAGTACTTGGGCTACTTCGTGCCTGCTGAGTTCATATACCGCATTGACAGGCCCAAAGACACCCATGCTGTCAGAAGAGATTGA